One stretch of Plasmodium vivax chromosome 8, whole genome shotgun sequence DNA includes these proteins:
- a CDS encoding hypothetical protein, conserved (encoded by transcript PVX_094380A): MSGSVNRSNSFQKADSMDAKETSTVDRKWVALTAYQPVDVVTKTVEVPVIKTVEKFVPKTIIQEKIIHVPKNVTHIVEKIVEVPEVKYIEKIVEVPHIHYKNKYVPKIEVVEKVVERQKIIEKWHDKIVEVPQIKEVVRFKEIEDAEEVIKYIPRNSKNINWEEEYQKYTQRKGQERYSLDNNAYQQKMSSYNDYNEKAYSQNAYSRSLDFMNKQSSSLNNQSNIRSEDFSQINFFNQYIGSAGASYDKQRNSVPTSSFDARGSLQLKRMPSEEAKPVGCCTSACT; this comes from the coding sequence ATGTCAGGCTCAGTCAACAGATCCAACAGCTTCCAAAAAGCAGATAGCATGGATGCCAAGGAAACTTCCACAGTCGACCGAAAGTGGGTTGCCCTAACGGCGTACCAACCCGTGGACGTCGTCACCAAAACGGTTGAAGTTCCCGTTATCAAAACGGTAGAAAAATTTGTCCCAAAAACAATCATTCAAGAGAAAATCATCCACGTGCCTAAGAATGTCACCCACATTGTAGAAAAAATCGTAGAGGTACCAGAAGTTAagtatatagaaaaaattgttgAAGTGCCACACATTCACTACAAGAATAAGTACGTGCCCAAAATTGAAGTTGTAGAGAAGGTTGTGGAGAGACAGAAAATTATCGAAAAATGGCAtgacaaaattgtggaagTACCTCAAATTAAGGAAGTCGTCAGATTTAAAGAAATTGAAGATGCTGAGgaagttataaaatacattCCAAGAAactcaaaaaatattaactggGAAGAGGAGTACCAGAAGTACACGCAACGAAAGGGACAAGAGAGATACAGCTTGGATAACAACGCCTATCAGCAGAAGATGAGCTCCTACAATGACTATAATGAGAAGGCGTACTCGCAAAATGCCTACAGCAGAAGTCTAGATTTTATGAACAAGCAATCTTCCAGCCTAAATAATCAGAGCAATATCAGGAGCGAAGATTTTTCccaaattaatttcttcaacCAGTACATCGGAAGTGCCGGGGCAAGTTACGACAAGCAGAGAAACAGCGTCCCCACCTCCAGCTTCGACGCGCGCGGCAGCTTGCAGTTGAAGAGAATGCCCTCCGAGGAGGCCAAGCCCGTCGGCTGCTGCACCTCCGCCTGCACTTGA
- a CDS encoding hypothetical protein, conserved (encoded by transcript PVX_094385A), whose product MRVRRLQSYLTERNLLKKSALEDIKNLTLGVDALYFLRTCSELKDVLSDVSGCVSPCIFHLIDQQCDHFKSLNLNVIFVFDGITPRAHKLFSAPVHQNIEQGWLYYVNREKKLSNSNFERASNICNADVAFILFHYLKSKGFKCMYAPYLAISQLSYFDHIHLIDLVFGPPTIVLQNVSKVILSFEWKENYFEWVDLPFLLNFWNITNEQLLDACLLAGTEYCLTFPFLNMSHFNYGRNDFSFETAIEFVQQASLVSYLEHLPNDDVGANHIQGYCVCKALLKFPIVLLCSGEVDFFAGNVEVEGDDSGKGGQAGGGPISVSGVSGISGVSGISGISGVSGVGGQPNSPLDGDGAEGDAAHLEGTRKGGKASRGVSQSGGEPGGANEGHTEASENVSVAYQEGTTVRSGEESGAPRRKSHNNGEADRSNLGGFPSSNDHMQGSESVTPNDGANRLNGEEASGEGKPNGKTKAEKNKKGFYVDHVMPENYLNVVGAKFPTSVYYLMSIGLLSKKIPCVLALGEWIDYTHPIIDSFEYRDSLIDLREYRCRMLGLISVKLNPFFYKRKIKFFDYGYYVNNILDGKENFTYLDVRLVDGFLWDINKANVGEEIKRQNSSRVDLQFILRWHLYSESRSVSLVCGRGSERGTERGTERGSERGSRSGSERGSERGSRSSSERGSEHGSARRSGGNGRATEEAAQSSGGYTAEEQDAEGASNRGDASNRGDASNRGDASNRGDASNRGDASNRGDASNRGDASNRGDASNRGDASNQGDASNQGDAPNLGDASDVESSPEGESHADQVTKHYNDYYKNLLKVSNQNFESLLSLVYYMFLENLGIFTKNCGVTVFGLLLSEVRNKDIDSNILIIFELLKFGFLTTEPLVPPNGKAYPENAYASVLSSKDLSEQDKKSVTLLSRIYSLYSVEIDTCRTYDGLIDFDLCAFFAVVKIIKKTLRQLLQACVANVLISNMELIHLLPENLYNPNDSSISGFFVTHHLMGVLTKYFLLFNFDDLKRGEATSREGCGHPTSESETTTSERAQREGGKSAGGGEEKVNSETVMGAAEGNNSKSNQVSQHRGEEEVSQGDAHLPPKNEKVSKTEPVEQRDLQALKRETSRTDANVPNEQAELSGPNSWKGCTMKNNKPSEEHAYEGDSTMEDTCTDGGNCLIGGDIEGEGTGPKDHDLVGGSGAQRRSSKGAGSEETEKGERQNGQYPTGQDNPQNNFNEFEKAVRKNFPSFLNPIIDLCNAINTWRDHLSLITQLEKHTNVYDLVSDLKAADQFLQKKIHYIGLDKTTAYMNICASNNV is encoded by the coding sequence ATGAGGGTCCGACGCCTGCAGAGCTACCTGACAGAGCGGAACCTACTGAAGAAGAGTGCCCTAGAAGATATAAAGAACTTAACGTTAGGGGTGGATGCCCTATACTTCTTACGAACGTGCAGTGAGCTGAAGGATGTTCTAAGTGACGTGTCTGGGTGTGTCTCCCCCTGTATATTTCACCTGATAGACCAGCAGTGCGACCATTTCAAGAGCCTAAACTTAAATGTGATCTTCGTGTTTGATGGGATAACCCCCAGGGCGCACAAGCTCTTTTCAGCCCCTGTGCACCAAAATATAGAACAAGGATGGTTGTACTATGTAAatagggagaaaaaactATCCAATTCAAATTTCGAAAGAGCTTCCAACATATGTAATGCAGATGTtgcttttatattatttcattatttaaaaagcaaAGGATTCAAATGTATGTATGCTCCTTATCTAGCCATTTCCCAGCTGTCCTATTTCGATCACATCCATTTGATAGATTTAGTGTTTGGTCCTCCAACGATTGTGCTGCAGAATGTATCAAAGGTTATTCTAAGTTTTGAATGGAAAGAGAATTATTTCGAATGGGTAGACTTACCGTTTTTACTAAATTTTTGGAACATCACAAATGAGCAACTGCTTGATGCATGTCTTTTGGCAGGCACAGAATATTGCTTaacctttccttttcttaaTATGTCTCACTTTAACTATGGGAGGAACGATTTCAGCTTCGAGACAGCCATCGAGTTCGTCCAGCAAGCATCGCTCGTGAGCTACTTGGAACACCTCCCCAATGATGACGTGGGGGCGAACCACATCCAGGGGTACTGCGTTTGCAAAGCGCTTTTGAAGTTCCCCATCGTTTTGCTCTGCAGCGGGGAGGTGGACTTCTTCGCCGGCAACGTTGAAGTGGAGGGGGATGACTCGGGCAAAGGTGGCCAGGCGGGGGGGGGTCCTATCagtgttagcggtgttagcggtatTAGCGGTGTTAGTGGTATTAGCGGTATTAGCGGCGTGAGCGGCGTGGGCGGTCAGCCGAACTCGCCGCTTGATGGAGATGGTGCGGAGGGGGATGCTGCCCACTTGGAAGGGAcccgcaaaggggggaaggcaaGTCGGGGCGTATCTCAAAGTGGTGGTGAACCGGGCGGAGCGAACGAAGGGCACACCGAAGCGAGCGAAAATGTGAGCGTGGCGTACCAAGAGGGAACTACCGTGCGAAGTGGCGAAGAAAGCGGTGCGCCTCGCCGAAAATCCCATAACAATGGCGAAGCAGATAGGAGCAActtgggggggttcccctccAGTAATGATCACATGCAGGGCAGTGAATCGGTAACCCCCAACGATGGAGCGAATCGCCTCAACGGTGAAGAAGCATCGGGGGAGGGCAAACCcaatggaaaaacaaaggcagaaaaaaacaaaaaaggattcTATGTCGACCATGTAATGCCGGAAAACTACCTAAACGTGGTTGGAGCGAAGTTCCCGACGAGCGTTTATTACCTAATGTCAATTGGGCTTCTGAGCAAAAAGATCCCATGCGTCTTAGCGTTAGGAGAGTGGATTGACTACACGCACCCAATAATTGACTCGTTTGAGTATAGGGACTCTCTAATAGATTTGAGGGAATACCGCTGCCGGATGTTGGGACTCATTTCGGTGAAATtgaatccttttttttacaaaaggaAGATCAAATTTTTTGATTATGGGTACTATGTGAATAACATTTTGGATGGAAAAGAGAATTTCACGTACCTGGATGTGCGGCTGGTGGATGGTTTTCTGTGGGACATCAATAAGGCCAACGTGGGTGAAGAGATAAAGAGGCAGAACAGCAGCAGGGTCGACTTGCAGTTCATTTTGCGCTGGCACTTGTACTCGGAGAGCAGGAGCGTATCGCTCGTCTGCGGGAGGGGAAGTGAACGCGGCACCGAACGCGGCACCGAACGTGGCAGCGAACGTGGCAGCAGGAGTGGAAGTGAACGTGGTAGCGAACGTGGCAGTAGGAGTAGTAGTGAGCGTGGCAGTGAACATGGCAGTGCTCGCAGAAGCGGGGGGAATGGCCGCGCCACGGAGGAGGCGGCGCAGAGCTCAGGAGGGTACACAGCAGAGGAGCAGGACGCGGAAGGTGCGTCCAACCGGGGGGACGCTTCCAACCGGGGAGATGCTTCCAACCGGGGAGATGCTTCCAACCGGGGGGACGCTTCCAACCGGGGAGATGCTTCCAACCGGGGAGATGCTTCCAACCGGGGGGACGCTTCCAACCGGGGGGACGCTTCCAACCGGGGGGACGCATCCAACCAGGGTGACGCTTCCAACCAGGGTGACGCCCCCAACCTGGGAGACGCTTCCGACGTGGAGAGTTCGCCAGAGGGCGAGTCGCACGCGGACCAAGTGACGAAGCACTACAACGACTACTACAAAAACCTGCTGAAGGTGAGCAACCAGAATTTCGAAAGCCTCCTGTCCCTAGTGTACTACATGTTTCTGGAAAATCTGGGGATCTTCACGAAAAATTGCGGAGTCACCGTTTTTGGGCTTCTACTCTCAGAAGTGAGGAACAAAGATATCGACAGCAACATTTTGAtcatttttgaattattgAAATTTGGTTTTTTAACCACGGAGCCTTTGGTCCCTCCAAATGGAAAGGCCTATCCCGAAAATGCCTACGCGTCTGTTTTGAGTTCCAAAGATTTGTCCGAAcaagataaaaaaagtgtcACCCTTTTGTCTCGAATATATTCCCTTTACAGTGTAGAAATTGATACCTGTAGGACGTATGATGGGCTGATTGACTTTGACCTGTGTGCCTTCTTCGCTgttgttaaaattattaaaaagaccTTGAGGCAGTTGCTGCAGGCTTGTGTGGCCAATGTACTTATAAGTAATATGGAGTTAATACACCTCCTCCCGGAAAATTTATACAACCCTAATGATAGCAGTATTTCAGGTTTTTTCGTAACGCACCACCTTATGGGGGTTTTAACCAAGTATTTTTTGCTATTCAATTTTGACGAcctaaaaaggggagaggcaaCCTCCCGTGAGGGTTGCGGCCACCCCACCAGTGAAAGCGAAACGACTACATCTGAGAGAGCACAGAGGGAGGGAGGAAaatctgcgggggggggagaggaaaagGTGAACAGTGAAACCGTCATGGGAGCTGCGGAAGGGAATAACTCGAAGAGTAACCAGGTAAGTCAACacagaggggaagaagaagtttCCCAGGGGGATGCACATCTCCCGCccaaaaacgaaaaggtcAGCAAAACGGAGCCCGTCGAACAAAGGGACCTTCAAGCGTTGAAAAGGGAGACCTCCAGGACAGATGCGAATGTGCCCAATGAACAAGCGGAATTAAGCGGTCCGAACAGTTGGAAGGGCTGCACCATGAAGAATAACAAACCGAGTGAGGAACATGCCTATGAGGGGGACAGCACCATGGAAGATACGTGCACTGATGGGGGGAACTGCCTCATCGGTGGAGACATTGAAGGGGAGGGAACTGGGCCAAAGGATCACGACCtcgtggggggaagcggcgcacaaaggaggagcagcaaagGAGCTGGTAGCGAAGAGACGGAGAAGGGAGAAAGGCAAAACGGCCAGTACCCCACGGGTCAAGATAACCCACAAAACAACTTTAACGAATTTGAAAAGGCCGTGAGGAAAAACTTCCCTAGCTTCCTAAACCCAATCATTGATTTATGTAACGCCATAAACACCTGGAGGGACCACCTGAGTTTGATTACGCAGCTGGAGAAGCACACCAACGTGTACGATTTGGTCTCAGACCTGAAGGCGGCCGATCAatttttgcagaaaaaaattcactacATAGGGTTGGACAAGACCACGGCGTATATGAACATTTGCGCGTCGAACAATGTGTAA
- a CDS encoding U5 small nuclear ribonuclear protein, putative (encoded by transcript PVX_094390A) — protein METKNNLYDEFGNYIGEDIDSDGDYSDGDQDEDADSDGGSDGGSDEDSHSDSHSDSDVGSDVGSHSDGDTRRGKPKGRGRRKKKGGENESRSDDSQGGRPGENLDELQRAYEGVEVFVEQEDTQDIEEATINKINTNVERISFIKKLDVEANRKNFDLIETSLPNNTFSFKYLSQLMAHTQFIKNICIAGHFHHGKTTFLDRIIEFTREKKESKTKLSYGSGMGCGGNPNSGTASFFHVNAEMEGVPIRRNTPRKDNTSLVTPFNAKKIDHLVNYTDTRLDEQARGLSIKAIPISLILQNKMYENISSNILLNKKKNNLKYKSYLFNIVDTPGHVNFFDEFLCAVNICECCCLVVDVTDGCMYVTENVIKTCIYENVKLVLIVNCLDKLIMDLRLPPNDAYHKINYTIEEINKKIESFCDMLNKSAKEKKRFLLSPLKNNVLFASSMYGVFFTLKSFSKIYCNLYSAYSIDIDEFAQHLWGDLYFNERDFSFVSSPLYSNQRRSFVEFILNPIYKIFGYVCSEEKEFLIPFLKNFNITLKKNDYLFSSKFLLKKINGMIFEDTTAFVDVILDNCPSPVENAKQKTRQIYSGSLKTKICYDMMRCLKGDQTDNLMIYIIKNYHRPECIILDLFGRVMCGTIRKGQTVRILGEGYSPSDDEDMITRVVTHLWIYEGRYRVEVDEVPAGNFVLIGGVDICINKTCTITNVKRRKSATVKGANGKGANVKGANVKGANVKGANVKGANVKGANVKGAKKDQLSGTKGTGMAPTLGSQNGLQKEERMLLEEDEAETEIFYPLHRKFRYINCANSVFKVACEPINPSELPKMLEGLRKIDKTYPLSSTKVEESGEHIILGTGELYLDCILHDLRKLYGDLEIKVSDPVVQFNETVIETSALNCFAETPNKKNKLHMIVEPMQKELVDDIVQGLVHLDRSERDAHVEEYLRALDGLLRQGGGAEEAAEEAADQSDEPGEVPLNGDPPAEKHPNTLNYSLDKNVISLLTDKHNWDLLSIRSIWAFGPESNSPNVLVDDSLYKETNKESLYSIKENIIQGFCWATKEGPLIEECMKNVKVKILKGEIDDDPINRGAGQIIPTARRAIYSSFLLATPRLLEPILFTEIICSGDSVSSVYNVLSRRRGHVLKDFPKVGTPLYMVHAYLPAIESFGFETDLRTHTSGQAFCLSMFDHWHIVPGDPLDKSVVLRPLEPAPIQHLAREFLLKTRRRKGLTEDVTINRFFDDPMLLNIKDEFAEYF, from the coding sequence ATGGAGACGAAGAACAACCTGTATGACGAGTTTGGGAATTACATAGGGGAAGACATCGACAGCGATGGGGACTACTCGGATGGGGACCAAGACGAGGATGCGGACTCGGACGGAGGTAGCGATGGGGGTAGCGATGAGGATAGCCATTCGGATAGCCATTCAGATAGTGATGTAGGTAGTGATGTAGGTAGCCACTCAGATGGCGATACCCGGCGGGGAAAgccaaaggggagaggaaggaggaaaaaaaaagggggggaaaacgaaTCTCGCAGCGACGACAGCCAGGGGGGCCGCCCCGGGGAAAACCTAGACGAGCTGCAGAGAGCGTACGAAGGGGTGGAGGTGTTCGTGGAACAGGAAGATACGCAAGACATAGAAGAAGCAACGATCAACAAGATAAACACAAATGTAGAGCGAATCAGCTTCATTAAGAAGCTAGACGTGGAGGCGAACAGGAAAAATTTCGATTTGATCGAAACGAGTCTGCCCAACAACACGTTCAGTTTTAAATACCTATCCCAGTTGATGGCTCACACgcagtttataaaaaatatttgcatagCGGGGCACTTCCATCACGGGAAGACGACCTTCCTGGATAGGATAATCGAATTTACTCGagagaagaaggaaagcaaaacgaaACTGTCCTACGGTAGTGGCATGGGATGCGGGGGAAACCCTAACAGCGGCACGGCCAGCTTCTTCCACGTGAATGCCGAAATGGAGGGAGTACCAATAAGGAGAAACACCCCCCGAAAGGATAACACATCCCTGGTGACTCCATttaatgcgaaaaaaattgaccacCTAGTGAACTACACAGATACGAGGCTGGATGAACAAGCAAGAGGGCTATCCATCAAGGCAATTCCCATCTCCCTCattcttcaaaataaaatgtatgaaaATATCTCAAGTAACATTttactaaataaaaaaaagaacaacttGAAATATAAGTCTTACCTTTTTAATATCGTGGACACCCCTGGgcatgtcaatttttttgatgaATTCCTATGCGCGGTGAACATCTGCGAGTGCTGCTGCTTAGTGGTGGACGTCACCGATGGGTGCATGTACGTGACGGAGAATGTTATAAAAACGTGCATttacgaaaatgtgaagctgGTGTTAATTGTTAACTGCTTGGATAAGCTAATAATGGATTTGCGGCTACCCCCGAATGATGCCTACcacaaaattaattataccATTGAGgagattaacaaaaaaattgaatcgTTTTGTGATATGCTGAACAAGAgtgcgaaggagaagaagcgatTTCTGTTGTCCCCTCTGAAGAACAACGTGCTCTTCGCTTCCAGCATGTATGGAGTTTTTTTCACCCTCAAATCGTTTAGTAAAATTTACTGTAACTTGTATAGCGCATACAGCATCGACATTGACGAATTTGCACAGCACCTCTGGGGAGATCTTTACTTTAACGAGAGGGACTTCTCCTTCGTGTCATCTCCACTGTACTCCAATCAGAGGAGGTCATTTGTGGAGTTTATCTTAAACCCCATTTACAAAATCTTTGGCTATGTCTGCTCGGAAGAAAAAGAGTTCCtcattccctttttaaaaaattttaacattacACTGAAGAAAAACGACTACCTCTTTAGCAGcaaatttttacttaaaaagaTCAACGGGATGATATTCGAAGACACAACTGCCTTCGTGGATGTCATTTTGGATAACTGCCCCTCCCCAGTGGAGAATGCGAAACAGAAGACGAGGCAAATTTACTCCGGCTCGCTAAAAACGAAGATCTGCTACGACATGATGAGGTGCCTTAAGGGGGATCAAACGGACAACCTCATGATTTACATTATTAAGAATTACCACCGACCGGAGTGCATCATTTTGGACCTCTTCGGTAGGGTCATGTGTGGCACAATTAGGAAGGGACAAACGGTGCGTATCTTGGGCGAAGGTTACAGCCCTAGTGACGACGAAGATATGATCACTCGGGTGGTTACTCATTTGTGGATTTATGAGGGTAGATACAGAGTCGAGGTGGATGAGGTCCCCGCGGGAAATTTCGTGCTCATTGGGGGGGTGGACATCTGCATTAACAAAACGTGCACCATAACGAatgtgaagaggaggaaaagtgCGACTGTAAAAGGTGCGAATGGAAAAGGCGCGAACGTAAAAGGCGCGAACGTAAAAGGCGCGAACGTAAAAGGCGCGAACGTAAAAGGTGCGAACGTAAAAGGTGCGAACGTAAAAGGTGCGAAGAAGGATCAGCTGAGTGGAACGAAAGGAACGGGAATGGCACCCACTTTAGGATCCCAAAACGGTTTGCAGAAGGAAGAGCGGATGCTTCtggaagaagatgaagcaGAAACGGAGATATTCTACCCCCTACATAGGAAGTTCAGATATATCAATTGCGCCAACTCCGTTTTTAAAGTTGCCTGTGAACCTATTAACCCTTCGGAACTTCCCAAAATGTTAGAGGGTTTGAGGAAAATTGATAAAACGTATCCTTTGTCCAGCACCAAAGTGGAAGAATCTGGTGAGCACATAATCCTGGGGACGGGGGAATTATATTTGGACTGCATTTTGCACGATTTGAGGAAGCTTTATGGGGACCTCGAAATTAAGGTGTCCGACCCTGTGGTGCAGTTCAACGAGACGGTGATCGAAACTTCCGCTCTGAACTGCTTCGCGGAGACGCCCAATAAGAAGAACAAACTGCATATGATTGTGGAGCCGATGCAGAAGGAGCTGGTGGATGACATCGTGCAGGGGTTGGTCCACCTGGACAGGAGCGAGCGGGACGCCCACGTGGAGGAGTACCTGCGCGCGCTCGACGGGTTGCTgcgccagggggggggagcggaggaagcggcggaggaagcggcggacCAATCGGACGAACCCGGCGAAGTCCCTCTGAACGGAGACCCCCCCGCGGAGAAGCACCCAAACACGCTGAATTACAGCCTGGACAAGAACGTCATCTCGCTGCTCACGGACAAGCACAACTGGGACCTCCTCTCCATAAGATCCATTTGGGCCTTCGGCCCGGAGAGCAACAGCCCAAACGTCCTAGTGGACGATTCTTTGTATAAAGAAACAAATAAAGAAAGCCTCTACTCCATTAAGGAGAACATCATTCAGGGATTCTGCTGGGCCACGAAGGAGGGACCCCTAATCGAGGAATGcatgaaaaatgtgaaggtcaaaattttaaaaggagaaatagACGATGACCCAATCAATAGGGGAGCTGGCCAAATTATTCCAACAGCGAGGAGAGCTatatattcttcctttttattagCTACCCCGAGGTTATTAGAacccattttatttacaGAAATTATTTGTTCAGGTGATTCTGTTTCATCTGTTTATAATGTGCTGTCTAGAAGAAGAGGACACGTGTTGAAAGATTTCCCCAAAGTGGGGACCCCCCTGTATATGGTCCACGCGTACTTGCCAGCCATTGAGTCCTTCGGCTTTGAAACAGATTTGAGGACCCACACAAGTGGCCAGGCATTTTGCTTGAGCATGTTTGACCACTGGCATATCGTTCCCGGGGACCCTCTAGACAAGTCCGTCGTTCTAAGGCCCCTGGAGCCTGCCCCCATTCAGCATTTGGCCCGGGAGTTTTTGCTGAAAaccaggaggaggaaggggcTAACCGAGGACGTCACGATTAACCGGTTCTTTGACGACCCCATGCTGCTCAACATAAAGGACGAGTTCGCGGAGTATTTCTGA
- a CDS encoding hypothetical protein, conserved (encoded by transcript PVX_094395A) yields the protein MHPRDGITPIEIEKMRNDFVRCIIKDEEYKKKDEKKKEIVKYCKSYKDFCNIVSSVNMKPVRTYEQKVSYEDYVNLNVSSSQSQMEALKRRNRRSQKFHLTNLFQINSPVELPSPQEVQERKSEQEIKQFLNLLRDNQKDYANFIKRNYTSDELTDVLSLIGRKWDDLFEPTAADSPVMENAQQKFRNLADFLIHLANHWERQNLSAYFTQDELNRINLNLQDVIGKMERAASTYDDGGNGEASRVIRQLKGIHL from the exons ATGCACCCCCGCGACGGAATCACCCCCATCGAAATCGAGAAGATGCGAAACGACTTCGTCAGATGCATCATCAAAGATGAggagtacaaaaaaaaagacgagaaaaaaaaagaaatcgtAAAGTACTGCAAAAGCTACAAAGATTTCTGCAACATCGTAAGCTCAGTAAATATGAAACCCGTTAGGACATACGAGCAGAAGGTCTCCTATGAGGACTACGTCAACTTGAACGTTTCCTCTTCGCAGTCTCAAATGGAAGCGcttaaaaggagaaacagaCGGAGCCAAAAATTTCACCTCACCAATTTGTTTCAGATTAATAGCCCCGTGGAATTGCCCTCTCCGCAGGAGGTCCAAGAGAGGAAGTCCGAACAGGAGATAAAGCAATTTTT AAACCTGTTGCGGGACAACCAAAAGGATTACgccaattttataaaacgcAACTATACGTCTGATGAGCTGACCGACGTGCTTAGCCTTATAGGCAGAAAATGGGACGACCTCTTTGAGCCCACTGCTGCGGATTCCCCCGTGATGGAAAACGCTCAGCAGAAATTCCGCAACTTGGCCGACTTCCTCATTCATCTGGCGAACCACTGGGAGAGGCAGAACCTCTCCGCGTACTTCACGCAGGATGAGCTGAACCGAATAAACTTAAACCTCCAGGATGTGATTGGCAAGATGGAAAGGGCGGCTTCTACGTATGATGACGGTGGCAATGGCGAAGCAAGCAGAGTGATACGTCAACTTAAGGGGATTCACCTTTAG
- a CDS encoding 60S ribosomal protein L13a, putative (encoded by transcript PVX_094400A) — protein sequence MYKKVYVIDCKGHLLGRLASIIAKELLNGQRVVAVRCEDINISGSLYRNKLKYQEFLRLRTNTNPKKGPLHLREPSKILWRCVRGMLPHKTYKGKIALKKLKVFVGMPYPYDKKKKYVLPSALRAFRLKKHRRYCRLGTLSSRVGWNYDELVKKNEISRKKLSKLYYKKKVSVLNEKKELKTEALNMINPEERKVLENFGYA from the exons ATGTATAAAAAG GTATACGTAATCGACTGCAAGGGACACCTGCTGGGAAGGTTGGCCTCGATAATCGCCAAGGAGCTTCTGAACGGCCAGAGGGTAGTCGCCGTGAGGTGCGAAGATATAAACATATCGGGCAGCCTTTACAGAAACAAACTCAAGTACCAGGAATTTCTAAGGCTGCGAACGAACACGAACCCTAAGAAGGGACCCCTACATTTGAGAGAGCCCTCCAAAATCTTGTGGAGATGTGTAAGAGGAATGCTACCACATAAAACGTACAAGGGAAAAATTGCCCTTAAAAAACTGAAGGTATTCGTAGGCATGCCATACCCATatgataaaaagaaaaagtacgTCCTACCAAGTGCTTTGAGAGCATTCAGATTGAAGAAGCACAGAAGATACTGTCGTCTGGGAACGTTAAGTTCGAGAGTGGGTTGGAACTACGACGAATtggtgaagaaaaatgaaatatcaAGAAAAAAGCTGAGCAAGTTATATTACAAAAAGAAGGTGAGTGTGTTGAATGAGAAGAAGGAGTTAAAGACGGAGGCGCTGAATATGATAAATCCTGAGGAGCGCAAGGTGTTAGAAAATTTTGGCTACGCGTAG